Part of the Arachis hypogaea cultivar Tifrunner chromosome 6, arahy.Tifrunner.gnm2.J5K5, whole genome shotgun sequence genome, ATGGGGGGTTGATTGGTCCCACAAAATCTACCGCCCATGTATGGAATAGGTATGGTGTTTTGAGGCTGTTCTTCTACACACTTGGCGCATGTATCAAGTTTGCATGCTTTTGGCATTGTAGACACCTTTTGGCCCAGTTGATTGCATCTTCCTTCATTTTTGGCCAGTAATAGCCAATCCTGATTAGTTCATACCATAAGGCCCTTCCTCCTTAGTGTCTCTCACATACTCCTTGATGGACTTCTTCCAAGACTTTATCTTTTTCTTCATCTCAAATGCATTTTAGCATCTCTCTAGTAAAACTCTTTTTGAACAACTCACCTTTTCGCAAGAAGTAGCATTCTGATCTCTTTTTCAATCTCTCAGCTTCTATTTTCTCTGAAGGCAAAACTCCAGCATCGAGGTACTCTACGATGGGTTGTTGTCAATTGTGAACATTACATATCTGCatgctttcttttgtttcttgacAAGCCTTGCAGGAAGCCTGTAATTCATCACAATGAAACTTCATTTTCGGCCAATAAATACCCCACCTCTGGAGCCTTCGGTACAAACCGGGGCCTTCTTCTCCGCAGGTGGCTCCATGCAGTTGTTctgctttttctttcctttcttcttctcctacaCATTTCATGAGGAGTCCATCATTGCTTTTTCTGAACATTTGCCCATTGAGGAGGCAAAATCCTCTTGTCTCTTTGGTGATGTTGAGCGTTCTGAGCTGTTCATGTAAAGGCGTTCGCCAATCATTGATTTTTCCTTCCACAGACATCCCTTCTTCTCTGGCAGGACTTTCAGCTACCCGGTGTTCCAAAGCATGTTGTCCATTTTGAATAGTGACTCTACTCCCCAATGTTGGTAAAGCATCCGCATGCTTGTTTTCTGTTCGGGGTACATGCTCAAATGAGATCTTATCAAATACCTTCATCATGCGCCACACTTGCTCTCTGCATAAGGCCAGACTTCTTTCCTTCGTGCCATACCCTCCTAGGATTTGTTGTATTATTATGTTGGAGTCTCCTTTGACATGGAGTTTCTTGATTCCAACTTCTTGAGCCATCTTTAGATCGAGCATTAGCGCTTCATACTCTGCCTCATTGTTGGTGCAAGAGAAATCCAATCGAAATATGAAGGACAGGTTTCTTCCATGGGAGTCTATAAGGACGACTCGTGCCCCTCCTTGAGGATTCGAGGGTGCTCCATCAAACATGAGGGTCCATGTTTCCTCTTCATTGCAAGCATAAACAGTCTCTATTGTTCTTGAAATCTGATCTGGCAACTCTTCAATCGTTGCTTTTTTAGGATAGATCGACAAGAGGTCAGCCAAATCTTGGCTCTTAATGGTGGTAGGTGTCACCAATTTCACATCATATTCGCTTATTAGGAGTGCTCAACGACTCATTCTTCCAGTCAACATTggctttttaattaaaaatctgaGACCTTCATTTTTCGATACGACTTCTACTTGGTGTGCTTGAAAGTAGTGTCGGTATCTTTGTGAGATGTACACCAGAGCGAGACAATGTTTCTCTGGTGAAGAGTATCTTTGTTCCGGCCCTTTCATGGCTTTGCTAACATAAGCAATGGGTTTCTCTTTGCCTTCACCTTCTTGtgcaattaacccactaactgctTCTTCTCCTACCGCTAAGTATACCTTCAATGGTGCACCAAGCTGAGGGGAAGTCATGGTGTGAGTGGACGTGAGAACGTTCTTGATCTTGTCTATCACAGCTTGGTGGTGTTGTCCCCACGTAAAGGTGTTCTTCTCTTTCAACAAAGGTCTTAGGGGTCCTAAGAGCTCCCCTAATGCTGGTATGAACCTTCGAATGTACCCCAGCTTGCCTATGAACTTCTGAAGTCCCTTGATGTCTTTCGGAGATTCCATGTCTTGGATAGCTTTAATCTTATCCTCGTCAGCTGAAATGCCTCCTTTGTGGACTCTGAATCCCAAGAACTTTCCAGATGACACCCCGAAGGCATATTTCATGGGGTTCATCTTGAGTCTATACTTTCTGCATCTAGTGAACACAGCTCTGAGGTGTTTTGTGTGTTGCTTCCCGGATGTTGACTTGACAACCAAATCGTCTACATAGTCTTCTACAAAGTCATGCATTATGTCATGGAATATAGCAGTCATGGCTCTTTGGTAGGTTGCTCCAGCATTCTTTAGGCCAAAAGGCATGACAGTATAGTAAAAATTACCTACGGGTGTTCGAAATGCTGTCTTTACTTTATCTCCCGGAGCCATTCTAATTTGGTTGTACCCGCTAAATCTATCCATGAAGGAGAACCTCTCAAATCCGGCTGTAACATCTACCATTCTATCGACATCTGGCAGAGAAAAATCATCCTTAGGGCAAGCTTT contains:
- the LOC112805798 gene encoding uncharacterized protein; the encoded protein is MKVHANTLVFRDLDSFGEFYHNKPLYVEAVVEGMKVRRALVDAGSGVNIIPTHIFLEMRGSADQIRPTQVELNAFNGVGVKSRGCVNAVLEVGPIKTNNKFHVVDGSSSYHILLGRPWIHLHRCVPSSWHQCIKSSWRKKDISISATITPFDAGEAHLMDASFYEQLPLPGVNKIRPVQEYTIGTPRQKAVQKNTLMEEAPKENTKKRATAIEDLGLRKEILPGGGYRCIENAPFQLQDEAKQKEEELEEINLGTEEHPRPLFVCKTLGEKEKRDLIALLTEFRDVFAWNYDKMPGLDPNLVTHNLAVRKGATPVKQAPRKFSNEIEAQVKKEIKKLLAAKFVKPIQHPSWLAIVPVKKKNGQIRCCVDFRDLNKACPKDDFSLPDVDRMVDVTAGFERFSFMDRFSGYNQIRMAPGDKVKTAFRTPVGNFYYTVMPFGLKNAGATYQRAMTAIFHDIMHDFVEDYVDDLVVKSTSGKQHTKHLRAVFTRCRKYRLKMNPMKYAFGVSSGKFLGFRVHKGGISADEDKIKAIQDMESPKDIKGLQKFIGKLGYIRRFIPALGELLGPLRPLLKEKNTFTWGQHHQAVIDKIKNVLTSTHTMTSPQLGAPLKVYLAVGEEAVSGLIAQEGEGKEKPIAYVSKAMKGPEQRYSSPEKHCLALVEYDVKLVTPTTIKSQDLADLLSIYPKKATIEELPDQISRTIETVYACNEEETWTLMFDGAPSNPQGGARVVLIDSHGRNLSFIFRLDFSCTNNEAEYEALMLDLKMAQEVGIKKLHVKGDSNIIIQQILGGYGTKERSLALCREQVWRMMKVFDKISFEHVPRTENKHADALPTLGSRVTIQNGQHALEHRVAESPAREEGMSVEGKINDWRTPLHEQLRTLNITKETRGFCLLNGQMFRKSNDGLLMKCVGEEERKEKAEQLHGATCGEEGPGLYRRLQRWGIYWPKMKFHCDELQASCKACQETKESMQICNVHN